The Natator depressus isolate rNatDep1 chromosome 21, rNatDep2.hap1, whole genome shotgun sequence genomic sequence AATGGTGTTGTCACTCTCTTTAAGTGGAGGGGCTCTATCTCAGGGCACCCTTTCTTAAGCAACTTCAAATGTAAACCCCTAGTCCTACCCTGGTTCCTCAGGATGCACGGGAATTTTTCAAGACCATCTGAGCGAGCATGTAGACTACAGAGCGCTTTAAAAAAGCGACTCAAGCAACTAGTCTCACCTTCAACTGTCATGGTGTTAAGCTTTGCTATAAGTGTCTCTAGAGGTCAGCAGTGAGCCTGTGCATCCGCGTATCTGTCTGGTCTGTGAATGTTGTCTGTGCAGAGTTCTCTGTAAACACTAGGCTCTCTGGCTCAAGGTATTTCTTGCAACCTTGCCCTGCTGTTGGATTTTGCTGATCACTTACATGCAAACAGCTTGGAAGAAAAGTAACAGAAgtttgatttttatatatatatataattttttgtgATTTCCATGGAGGGAAGTCTTGTCTGCACAAATCTGCTAAGGGGCTAGTTCTTTAAATAGGCAGCTGCACAGTATCCTAGCTCTTAGTTGTAAAGCCCGATGTAAAGCAATTATAAAGCGTACACTTTTCCTTGAATACCCAAAACAGCTTTCTGCTGAGGGCGTGCCCTAGTGGTTAATGAATCAACAGAGATCAAAAATATAGTTTTGGGTATTTTCCTATgtaacatctttaaaaaagaacttCCCTTCACAGCTAAGTAAAGGCTACGTGGTATGGCATTTCTTGTGTTAAGCTCTCATTAAgagtctaattctggttgttgggctTGGTGTGTGGGTGACTGGGTGgtgtggtggcctgtgatatacaagcgGCCAGACAGGATGATTCGGTGAATGAGAGTTAAGACTAGACTCCACCTACCCCCTGGACACCTACTCCAGGGATGGACAAGGACAGTAAGCAGGTGCCCAGACCCCGGATCTACATGGGCAAGGGGGATTCTTTATTTCCCCTAACTCCCGTGCAGGGATGTACAATGCAAGTCACAACCTATGTTATTTATAATGCCTTCGAGCCACATTGGAACCCCCTTTTGTGCATGAGGAATTACTCATGCAGCTAATCtcgttgacttcattggggctgTTTGTATAACTGCTCTTTCACAGTTTGGCCCTTAGATTGTTAAAGCAGAAAGAATATTAGAAAGCCAATGTACTCCTCAGTGTTCATGCTCTTTATTTACATGTTACCCTTCTCTCATCCTGGGCAGCGTAAATCAAGGTCACTTTTGTCTCTCGTCAGTTTGTCTCAGCACTGCAGGTTTTGGGTTGTGCGTACTGTGGGAGTGGAGCAGGGGTTATTTATCTAAAAAACTGTTTCCActgggatttaaaaaaacccaattccTATTTCTGTTCAGTTTTGCAGAAGTGTTGGAAGGGTTCTTAGTTTCTCCCCAGTGCCTAAATTTTGGCCCAAACATGAGTTGACGGTGCCCCTAAGGAGTAACTTTGCTGAGACTTCATCGTGGTGGGTCAACGGTTCGATCCGTTCATATGGAATGTTAAAGGAAACCTGGCTGCAAATATTGAATTTGTTCCAGTTGGGCTCTCTTTTTACAAAGGGTGGAGGGCATCCAGTATGCACGCTCTTTATTAGACATTAAGTATCTTCAGTTCAGTAGACCgttcccacctcccttccccagtaAAATGTCCCATTTCCCAAGCTGACATACGTGTGTATGAGTGAGTGAATTGGTAAATGGAGACACGGCAGTAAAGTTAGCAGTCAGATGGCTCTCTTGAGTAATTGGTTCAAAACATGTTTATAAATTTGAGTTTTGGGCTCCTACATCTCAGtgggtgcaggaaatacagagATCAGGGCATGCTTTGGAATGGCAGAAAGCTTAATGTACCAGcttgaggggtgttttttttttatgttttgtttttagatCATAAAACAAACCCAATACGCCCAGTGTCCAGAATCTCATTAAACATTCATGAGGAATACAGAAATCCTGAAATAGCGTTTCTTTTGTCCCTGTCTTTGTTGATTGTAACAGCTGTTTCTTCTTGAAAGCATGCAAGAGGGAAGAGGCATCCTTTCTACAGTTAAAATACCATTGCTCTTGTTCCAGGGCAGGCTGGCAAGCTGATGTACGTGATGCATAACTCTGAATATCCCCTCAGCTGTTTCGCTCTCTTTGAAAACGGCCCCTGCCTCATAGCAGATGCCAACTTCGACGTCCTGATGGTGAAACTGAAAGGCTTCTTCCAAAACGCCAAGGCAAACAAGATAGAGAGCCGGGGTACGCGGTACCAGTATTGTGACTTCTTGGTGAAGGTTGGCACTGTTACCATGGGGCCCAGTGCCCGGGGAATATCTGTGGAGGTAAGGCTGTTCGTTCCTTGAGGTGgctagtctcattgacttcagtgaaacatagaatcacagaatcgtagGACCAGAAGGGACCTTGTGCTCCCTCTGTCTAACAATGAGAGGATTGCGATTAGAGTCAGGAGCATCAGTCCCAGCACGCCAGCTGCCTAAATATGGGCAAGTACTTTGCAGGCATCACGACAGAGGTGCGTTTGAAGGACGATGCCATGGCTTTGCCGACGTTCATGGGGAGATCTTCCAGTGTGTATGGGATGACCCGGGAAAAAGTGCAAAGGTGTTTGAGGGGAAAATAAGACTAATGGGTAATAACAACTGGCATCGTTAGCAGAGTAGAGGCATGTGTTGAAGGCTCAGTCGTGTGTATGAGAGGATAGGTGGGGCTGTGCTAAGCTAGGAAGCGCCCCTGAAAGTGAAGATGAGTGGTTTGTTTTAGAAGCAGTGGAAAAGGGGAGCCagatttttgtctttttctttctaaACACTTTTAAATCCTGTTTTACAGATATTTGATTGATCACCTCATTGGACATCTCTAAACATGCGTTTCAGCGTGCCTAGTCAATAGCATTATTCTGTATTTCTGTAGAATAAACACAGTTGCCATAATGATAGCAGCATTTCTATTGATCTTAGGGTTAGCAGAAGCTTGCCTTATACCAAACTTGAGTTTGGGACCCAATTTGAGCTGCCTGTCTTGTTTTTAGTTAAACAGGGTTTCCAAAGTACGTGTCTGGTCTTAATTCTGCTTATAAACaacacccccaccctcaccccttcTTCCAAAACACCAAGGCAAACAAGATGGAGAGCTGGGGTACATCAAAAAtgtttgtgttgttgtttttttttttacacacacacacaatctaacAATCCACCTCACTTCAGACACGCAACATCCTTGTTATTCCAGACCCAAGTCCCTCCTGGGCAAAGTGGCATTTGAACTAAGGTCTGCAGAAGTGAAAGGCTAGTGTATTAACCTCCGCTGTGCCATCTAGCCCCTGGAGTACCTAGGTCATTTAATAATGATGCATCTGCAGCTTTCTGATAACCTTTAACTTCCCTCATCCCCATTGCTTTTGTAAGTAAAATTCAGGTGAGTTCCTTGAATGTTTTCCAGGGTGCTGGCTCGtttaattttttccctccttCGCTTATTTGATAAACATCTCCTTTTAGTTTGCATATATGAGGAGGATTGTATATCCCTTTGTCCCCAAGGGATTGACGCGTTCTGTATCAGGGTTCAAAGTTAATTGTCTCCTGTGTGGTTCCCATCCACTGCTCCGTGCTTCCGTGCTCCTGTTTCTGTTGCCAGGTGGAATACTGCCCATGTGTGGTAGCCAACGACTGCTGGAACCTGCTCATGGAGTTCATGCAGAGCTTCATGGGGAATCACACGCCTGGAATCCCATCTGTGTTTGGCAACAAGCACGACAGCATCTACAGCCCAGGTGACACAATGGCTCAGTACATGGAACTGTTCAACAAGATCCGCAAACAGCAGCAGGTGCCTGTAGCTGGGATCAGATGAAGAAGACTCCAGGAGACCGTTCTTTTTTCTTAAAGTGACTATCCTCTTTTTTCCCAATTGTCCTCGTGGATCCCTTTGCTCAGTAATGTCCTAAAGATGTCTCCCCCTGTAAAAAAGCACCATTCATCTCCATATAGCAGGGGTAGAATCAGTTATTCCTACCTCCAAGCTTGGTCTCAAATATAGTGTGTGTTTCATCGCTCCATTCAGTGGTTAGCCCATTGGCGCTGGTGTGTCTCAATGCACCGGCAATGCTTGATTCTGGGGATAAATGTTCTTCTGCAGAAGGATAAAGTAGAAGATCcagctgtgtgtgcacacaggCAGGGTTTTATTGTCCCTCATTTTCCCTAGCGGCTGACTGGTGAATGTGTGTTTGGGGGATATTCATATGGAAGCATTTTGGTAccactttaataataataataatttttaaaaggcttatTTTCATATAAGGATGTGGAGTCTCTTTATCCAGCAAGGGTAGTCtgtcagtctgtgtgtgtgtttgtaacaaattttaataatttttctctGGTGCAGAAGTTGTGTCTTAGCCGCGTTTATCTTCACACCCTCGATGGCAAATAATTTCCTTTTGTGACAAAAATCTCTATCAATTCTTTGCTGTCCCCTTGCGGTTATGTTCTTAACTTGCTATCATCTTTGATAGCTGATGAGTGGATTAAAACCTTCTGGCTCTCCGATGATACAAATGGAGTCTGGCCTTCCTGAAGGATTCTTCTCATCTGTTGAAACAAAGTATCTGCCACCCTATCTCATAGTTAGAAAGGGATCTGATAATATGGATAGAGGTCACTTTGCTTTAAATCTCTACTCACCTgtgaagtcccattgatttcagtgggactattgaGGTGAGTAAAGGTTTGCAAGAGGCCGACTGAAGATTTACTGCAGGGCTTGAATATCATACAGCAATGATTTATGTATCTGGATAGAAAGCTAGGGCAATTCCCTCCCTTTAAACCATCTGTGCCCTTGGCTCTAAACACTGAGTAGCTGCCTGGCTGGGGAATGTAAATTTCCTCTCTCCTCtttatatttttctgtgttttgtgGTGTTTGCTAAATAGATAGCAGCATGGCCTGTTTACCTTGGTTCTGCAGCTGCAAGACCTTTGTGTAGCTTCCCTGAAACGCCTTCCCAAGGAACTTCACAAGTAAATAGCTGCTAGGCAAGGATCTTCTCTGCTTAATTTCAGAATTCTGCGTCTTTGAAATGAGCAGAACTATCCTGGCCCTGCAGCCACTCCTCCTGCTgaactcccattgaggtcagtgggagttccaTGTCCAGAGGCTTTGCAGGGTTGTCCGTCCTTAATTCATGCCTTATGTCACACCAGTTTGAGCAAGTAACCTGAGGGACCAGAGTGTGCCTTCTTTAAAAAGCAGATTCTGCATCTCCAGCCCATACACGGAACTTGCACTGCAGCCCTGTGTCTAAAAAGTAAACTGGGCAAAACAGAAGTCTTGGACCTAAAGAAACCTGATGATCTTCCAGGAAAGCTGCAATTGGACAGGGTCTGGGGAGGAAGGTTGAAGATCTGTTTCTGGAGGATTGGAGAGAGAACAACTGTTTTGTTGCTTTGATTTACTGGTTGGCTGAGTTAGTTAATTCATTGTTTATATATGATTGGTTGGTTGTGTTTTTTGCTGAAGGGGGGGGTCATTTATGTTTGTAAGTGTAATTCATTATTGTTACGGCACCTAGAGCTTGTTATATggacatttttttattattatttaactctGAATAAATTAAATAACTTGGCAGTGAGTGTTGTAAGCCCTGGTTAAATGATTTGCAACAAacagtatttaaataaattagcAATTTGAACATATTGGAAGCACGGGGAGCTAGTTTGGGGTCCAGTCTTGCAACTCAAATGCACGTTACTCACTGAATTCTAattctctcactgacttcaggggagaGTCTTGTGAGTAAAGCTTGCAGAGTGTGGCCCTTAACTCATTATTACTCTGTGTAATTAAGTGTGGccaggatctttttttttttttaaagaaaattctgtGGAATTGTGACTGGAATATTAGGCACATCAAATGTTGCAAATGTCTCTTTCAATACAAAAAAAGTTTTGGTATCTCAGATGCATTTTGTAACCAAAGTCACATGTCTTTAAAGAGTATAATGTGTGTGCTGGATCTTATTGGTGTTCGTTCTCTTCCTAAAGCCGGTTACTGTTCTGCAGTCACAGAGCTGGACCccttgggctaaattctgctcttaatCACATCTGTACCACTCCAGTGATGTCAGTGAGGTTGCATGGGTGTGAGGATAGGATCTAGGCCCATTATCTCTTAGTAAAGGCATCCATTGATGTGACTGCCTTCTCTAAAGTAGGGGATTGGCATTTCTTTTGCTCTCTGGGGCCCCTGTTTTGATGGGCAAAATTAttagcccttctccccctcccgtcAAGGCTATTCCAGGGCCAGCTGACTTGGCTTCAAACAGCAGTAGTCTGCCTCTGAGTGTTAAGAAGGTTTTTCAGTCACGTCATGTTAACTTTATTGAGTCAACGCAGTTGAAAACTCTACCATTTTTGCCTGTCAGTACAGGGCCTGGGAGGTTAGATTTCCCTGCTACTTTGCAGCATTTTCAGAGTGCACATACAATTTTGAAAGGGAGGCTCTCCTGTGCACCAACTTGGGGCTTGCCTCTGCTTCTCtggaagtcactgggagtctttgccactgatttcaatgggagtaggattgGGCTCTACGTAACAGTGATCGGCTCTAGATCTCAGTGCTATTTGAATGGAGGGatgtattattatcctcattttaccactgaagaaactgaagcacaaagaggttaaatgactttaCCTAGGGTCACACTGCaattcagtggcagagacaggaacagaaTCTGTCTCCTGACTCAATAGTGACTTCAGGGAGGGAGCCAATAGCACAATGAGACTATTATTACTGATagaaaactattcaagatagttaaatcccaggcagactgcaaagaggtacaaaaggatctctcaaagctgggtgactgggcaacagaatggcagatgaaattcagtgttgataaatgcaaagtcgtgcacatgggaaaacatcatcccaactatacatatacagtgatggggtctacattagctgttaccactcaagaaagggatcttggagtcattgtggagagttctctgaaaacatccactcaatgtgcagaggccgtcaaaaaagtgaacagaatgttgggaattattaagaaagggacatataagacaacagaaaatatcatattgcctctatataaatccataatatgcccacatcttgaattctgtgtgcagatgtggtcgccccatctcaaaaaagatgtattggaattggaaaaggttcagaaaagggcaacaaaaatgattaggggtatggaatgggttccgtatgaggagagattaataagactgggacttttcagctcggaAAGGAGATGACTAacggggggatatgatagaggtctataaaatcatgactggtgtggagaaagtaaataaggatgtgttatttactcctcatagcACACAAATTAGGTGTCACCCAAATgcaattaacaggcagcaggtttaaaacaaacaaaaggaaatatttcttcacagaacacacagtcaacctgtggaactctgccagaggatgttgtgaaggtcaaaactataacagggatcaaaaaagaactagataagttcatgcaggataggtccatcaatggctgttagccaggatgggcaaggttggtatccctagcctctctttgtcagaatctgggaatgggcgacagggaatggatcacttgatgattacctgttctgttcatttcctctggggcacctgacattggcgacggtcagaagacaggatactgagagactctgaaacctgagctagatggacctttggtctaatcCAGTATTgcggttcttatgttcttaccacGTACCTTTATTCTCTATACTTATACAGTGCCTGCATGTTGATGCAGTGCTTTACCAAGTGAATAAGTATATAAAGGGCCAAAATAACCCTTGGTTTAACTTCTTTTGACATTAAAGGAATAAcaccaaggctgaatttggctGCAGTTCACAGTCCAAGGCTGCACTCTATGGGTAAAACCCAACTCAAGTCCAGGGTACCAGGGTGGATCTCTGTTTAGGACCAGGGCCTAAAATAGACCAGTGGTGGGCCAAAGGTGATGGTATGAAGAAAGTTTGAAAGATTCCTGGAAGAAGTGAGTTTCAAGGAGAGATTTTAATGAGGAAAGGGAGGTTGTTAGTCGACAAAGAGGCTCAGTCATTTCCAAAGGCAATTTAGATGACCTCTCCttcagtttttgtgtgtgtttgtgaagtgctctgagattGTCTGGGATCCACTGTGCCAGGACAGTCTGGATTTCTGTTGGAATGGTTCTGCCTTCTTCAAGACTGAGGCTGCCTACGTAGGTGCTAATGATAGAAAATGTCCCTGTCTCCCTGTCCCTGTCGACACTGCACTGTACCACACATCTCCCATGCCCCACGGCAGTGACCTGGGCAGCGGTGGTGCCTCACGTGGCCTGTGCGGTGTGGCAGCAGATTATGTGGCCCCATGGCAAAGTTCCCGTGCAATGATGGGGCCAGATATGGTCCCATAGCAGTGACCCTGCCTGACGTGGCCCTGTGGCAGTGTCCCCATGCAATGGTGGTGACTGATGTGGCCCGGTGGCAGTGGCCCTGTGCAATGGTGGTGCCGGATGTGGCCCC encodes the following:
- the MED20 gene encoding mediator of RNA polymerase II transcription subunit 20; this encodes MCFLPRRKREREASIYKSLLQIYLKDYIVSAEPLSPSQGLVQPYVQTSGTMGVTCVSQMPVAEGKSVQQTVEILTRKLELLGAEKQGTFCVDCETYHTAASTMGNQGQAGKLMYVMHNSEYPLSCFALFENGPCLIADANFDVLMVKLKGFFQNAKANKIESRGTRYQYCDFLVKVGTVTMGPSARGISVEVEYCPCVVANDCWNLLMEFMQSFMGNHTPGIPSVFGNKHDSIYSPGDTMAQYMELFNKIRKQQQVPVAGIR